A window of the Candidatus Omnitrophota bacterium genome harbors these coding sequences:
- a CDS encoding nucleoside-diphosphate kinase: MMQQTLVLIKPDGLKKSLTGNILTRLSETKMDIIAAKIVRVSRQLAEQHYFQLKEKPFYEELIKYIRGAYHKKKIMALVYYGKDAIRKVREIAGSTNPEEADSVSIRGAYGRITTKGVYENVIHSSTSEKEAEREIKLWFQPDDIIVNLYPSKKVTQKNTKRKVWA, translated from the coding sequence ATGATGCAGCAGACATTAGTATTAATAAAACCGGATGGTCTCAAAAAATCCCTTACCGGTAATATATTAACCCGGCTTTCTGAAACCAAAATGGATATTATCGCTGCCAAAATAGTTCGGGTAAGCCGGCAGCTTGCCGAACAACATTACTTCCAGCTTAAGGAAAAACCTTTCTACGAAGAACTGATTAAATATATTCGGGGGGCATATCACAAGAAAAAAATAATGGCCCTTGTCTATTATGGGAAAGATGCAATCAGAAAGGTGAGAGAGATAGCCGGTTCCACCAATCCTGAAGAGGCCGACAGCGTCTCTATTCGCGGAGCTTACGGAAGAATAACAACCAAAGGGGTTTATGAAAATGTGATCCACTCTTCTACCAGCGAAAAAGAAGCGGAACGAGAAATAAAACTGTGGTTTCAGCCCGATGACATCATCGTTAACCTTTACCCCTCCAAGAAAGTAACCCAAAAAAATACCAAAAGAAAAGTTTGGGCTTGA
- a CDS encoding ParB/RepB/Spo0J family partition protein yields MKKGGLGRGLNALIPEKIETQKASPAEQITRVKINQIATNKYQPRQEFDQGKMNQLIASIKEKGIIQPVLVRKTSEGYELICGERRIKAAQAAGLEEIPVAVRNVSDVESLELSLIENIQRQDLNSIERAKAYKRLINEFGLSQDELAAALSKDRSSVANTLRLLKLPQPVQDSLAQGRITVGHGLAILSLASPRLQIEACKNIILHGLSVREIEVAVKKRAAVKNTVKKSPQIIEIEERLQRVMATKVNIKAGRKKGRIEIEYYSSEDLNRIVDILTKK; encoded by the coding sequence ATGAAAAAAGGGGGTTTGGGAAGAGGGTTAAACGCCTTAATCCCGGAAAAAATCGAGACACAAAAAGCTTCCCCGGCAGAACAAATCACCCGCGTTAAAATTAACCAAATAGCCACCAACAAATATCAGCCCCGCCAGGAATTTGACCAGGGAAAAATGAATCAATTAATTGCCTCAATCAAAGAAAAAGGCATTATCCAACCGGTGTTGGTTAGAAAAACTTCGGAAGGTTATGAATTAATCTGCGGAGAAAGAAGAATTAAGGCAGCGCAGGCTGCCGGGCTTGAAGAGATCCCGGTTGCGGTCAGGAATGTTTCCGACGTTGAAAGCCTGGAACTTTCTTTGATTGAAAATATCCAGAGGCAAGACCTGAATTCAATAGAGCGGGCAAAAGCCTATAAAAGATTAATAAATGAATTTGGCCTTTCTCAGGATGAACTGGCAGCTGCGCTTAGCAAAGACCGGTCTTCGGTCGCTAATACCCTGCGCTTACTGAAGCTACCCCAGCCTGTCCAGGATTCTCTGGCTCAGGGAAGGATTACTGTTGGCCACGGCCTGGCTATACTTTCTTTGGCCAGCCCCCGCTTGCAAATAGAAGCCTGCAAAAATATAATCCTTCACGGTCTTTCAGTAAGGGAAATAGAAGTTGCAGTAAAAAAAAGAGCCGCGGTCAAAAACACGGTTAAAAAATCTCCCCAAATCATTGAGATAGAAGAAAGGCTTCAGCGGGTTATGGCTACCAAAGTAAACATCAAGGCCGGCCGCAAAAAAGGAAGAATAGAAATAGAATATTATTCATCAGAAGACTTGAACAGGATTGTGGATATACTTACAAAAAAATAA
- a CDS encoding efflux RND transporter permease subunit: protein MNLPQLSVRRPTAISMFFVGIVLIGVIAFKLLPVEMMPNTSFGDITININVRGGIPASEVEKRISRPVEEAVGTVTHLKNILSISKEGNATIILEFEPGTNMDFAALEVREKFNRIRNKLPREIEKPVIAKYEYMDVPIMILAITSNIRTPEDLRKIVDEKIKSRIQRIEGVARAEVSGGREGKILIEIDQHKLRAYSLSINQIVDTINLNNVNLLSGEIKRQKDKYLVRTIGELKSLSEIENLAIATTEQGSVIRLKDIGNVLDSYLEPTAFARVNTQPVVSIYIQKESTANTVKISQLIDEEIKSLKQSLPRDTKVTSTFNQAAYIQSAVNRVKISLGYGAILATLVLLLFLRNLRSVFIITATIPISLLLTFSLMFFGKITLNVMSLSGLALGIGMLLDNSIVVLENIFKKRQPSAGQPAGQPDEKNTAITGANEMLLAIVASTMTTLVVFLPLVFINPEIKMLYSGIALTITFSLLASLLASLAFVPMLTAKMKIKKPRSPKITETLSASPLPKIPFKKRFNLYQRLAGFGLNLRYLVIILIICSFVYIFQESQKLEREFIGVAEQNKFTIFVQLPTGTRLEISDKIVSQVEKIAASRPEIKTVTAKVEPWSSKVYVELLPLDKRKISTAEVIGKLRPLTDKIETAFIYYEEPEEVGTKEVLLEIYGYNYEVLKSLAMQIAQGIQPIPKFTDVKIRMRQGRPEMRLNVDKKQAAFFGLSVEDIALGLHTQMRGLVATHYRGTSQPLIRLKRETSQTAIPVSTPEQQCSEEIETIVRLEEEHRKTFQDLRRLSILTPDKEQIYLSQLADFEYDLGPSEIWRKNKSRMVQVSANTGGTALGTAAGKVKLALSKLKLPKDYFWQFGGNYDKMIKNQKELSFALLLSIILVYMILAGLFESFSQPFIILFSVPLAAVGAITALRITGKPVGTGVLIGAIMLAGIVVNNAIMLIDRINFLIRRRGSYVSKTGVRQAIIAASRDRLRPILMTSLTTILGLLPMAMDRSESSNLWSPLAITVIGGLSVSTILTLFVIPSIYLVFEDIRK, encoded by the coding sequence ATGAATTTACCTCAATTATCCGTAAGACGACCTACCGCAATATCGATGTTTTTTGTCGGCATAGTGCTGATCGGCGTAATTGCCTTTAAGCTTTTGCCGGTAGAAATGATGCCTAACACCAGCTTCGGTGATATCACGATTAATATTAATGTGCGCGGCGGGATTCCGGCTTCAGAGGTTGAGAAACGCATCAGCCGGCCGGTTGAAGAAGCAGTAGGCACGGTCACTCACCTTAAAAACATCCTCTCCATATCCAAAGAGGGAAATGCCACGATCATCCTGGAGTTCGAACCAGGCACGAATATGGATTTTGCCGCCCTGGAGGTGCGGGAAAAATTCAACCGGATCAGAAACAAGCTCCCTCGGGAAATCGAAAAACCGGTAATCGCCAAATACGAATATATGGACGTACCGATAATGATCCTGGCGATAACCAGCAATATCCGTACTCCGGAAGACCTGCGTAAGATAGTTGACGAAAAAATAAAAAGCCGTATCCAGAGGATCGAAGGGGTTGCCCGGGCTGAAGTCAGCGGCGGAAGAGAAGGAAAAATCCTGATTGAAATAGACCAGCATAAACTCCGGGCTTATTCCCTGTCAATAAATCAGATAGTAGACACCATCAATCTCAATAATGTCAACCTCCTCTCCGGAGAAATAAAAAGGCAGAAGGATAAATACCTGGTGCGGACAATCGGTGAGCTTAAGTCTCTATCCGAGATCGAAAACTTAGCAATTGCTACGACCGAACAAGGTTCGGTAATCAGGCTTAAGGACATCGGCAATGTTCTTGATTCTTATTTAGAACCAACTGCCTTTGCCCGGGTAAATACCCAGCCGGTAGTTTCTATTTATATCCAGAAGGAATCCACCGCCAATACAGTCAAGATATCCCAGTTGATCGACGAAGAAATAAAATCCTTAAAGCAAAGCCTGCCCCGGGATACAAAGGTTACTTCAACTTTTAATCAGGCCGCCTACATCCAGAGTGCAGTAAACCGGGTTAAAATCTCTCTGGGCTACGGCGCAATTCTGGCAACATTGGTTCTTCTGCTTTTCTTAAGAAACCTCCGGTCAGTGTTTATTATTACCGCGACTATTCCTATTTCTCTTTTGCTTACCTTCAGCCTGATGTTCTTCGGAAAGATTACCCTGAATGTAATGAGCTTATCCGGCCTGGCCCTGGGTATCGGGATGCTCCTGGATAATTCAATTGTTGTTTTAGAAAATATCTTCAAAAAAAGACAACCCTCAGCTGGCCAGCCAGCCGGCCAGCCTGATGAAAAAAACACGGCAATTACCGGAGCCAATGAAATGCTTCTGGCAATCGTTGCTTCAACAATGACCACCCTGGTCGTCTTTCTGCCGCTGGTTTTTATCAACCCTGAAATCAAAATGCTTTACAGCGGAATTGCCCTGACAATCACTTTTTCTCTTCTTGCCTCTTTATTGGCTTCCTTAGCCTTTGTGCCGATGTTAACGGCAAAGATGAAGATAAAAAAACCCCGGTCTCCTAAAATAACCGAAACACTCTCTGCCTCCCCTCTTCCAAAGATCCCTTTTAAAAAACGCTTTAATCTTTACCAGCGGCTTGCCGGTTTTGGTTTAAACCTCCGCTATCTGGTTATCATCCTGATCATCTGCAGTTTTGTCTATATATTTCAGGAATCGCAGAAATTAGAAAGGGAGTTCATCGGTGTGGCTGAACAAAATAAGTTTACCATCTTCGTGCAGCTGCCCACAGGAACAAGGCTGGAAATCTCCGATAAAATTGTCTCCCAGGTGGAAAAAATCGCCGCCAGCCGGCCCGAGATAAAAACAGTTACTGCCAAGGTTGAGCCTTGGTCAAGCAAGGTATACGTGGAACTCTTACCTTTAGATAAACGAAAAATTTCTACCGCCGAGGTAATTGGAAAACTAAGGCCCCTTACTGATAAGATTGAAACAGCGTTCATCTACTACGAGGAACCCGAAGAGGTCGGCACAAAGGAAGTCCTCCTGGAGATCTATGGATATAACTATGAAGTATTAAAAAGCCTGGCGATGCAGATAGCGCAGGGAATACAGCCAATCCCTAAGTTTACTGATGTCAAAATCAGGATGCGGCAAGGCCGGCCGGAGATGCGCCTGAATGTTGACAAAAAACAAGCGGCCTTTTTTGGCCTATCGGTAGAAGACATTGCCCTCGGCCTTCATACCCAGATGCGCGGCCTGGTGGCCACGCACTACCGGGGAACCAGCCAGCCGCTGATCCGGCTTAAGCGGGAAACCAGCCAAACGGCCATACCCGTCTCTACCCCGGAACAGCAATGTTCCGAAGAGATTGAGACAATCGTGCGCTTAGAAGAAGAACACCGTAAGACATTTCAAGACCTGCGCCGGCTCAGCATACTTACCCCTGACAAAGAACAAATTTATTTATCGCAGTTGGCTGATTTTGAATATGACCTCGGCCCGAGCGAAATCTGGCGAAAAAATAAATCACGCATGGTCCAGGTCAGCGCCAACACCGGAGGTACGGCCCTGGGCACTGCTGCCGGCAAGGTGAAGCTTGCGCTTTCAAAATTAAAACTTCCCAAAGATTATTTCTGGCAATTCGGCGGTAATTATGATAAAATGATTAAAAATCAGAAAGAGTTAAGCTTTGCGCTTTTGTTGAGCATAATTCTGGTGTATATGATTCTGGCCGGTCTTTTCGAATCATTCAGTCAGCCGTTTATTATATTGTTTTCTGTACCGCTGGCAGCAGTAGGCGCAATAACTGCCCTGCGGATAACCGGCAAACCCGTAGGTACAGGCGTCCTGATCGGCGCAATTATGTTAGCCGGTATAGTTGTTAATAACGCAATTATGCTGATTGACCGGATTAATTTTTTAATCCGCAGGCGCGGTTCTTACGTCAGCAAAACCGGAGTGCGCCAGGCAATAATCGCTGCTTCCCGCGACAGACTAAGGCCGATACTAATGACTTCCTTGACTACCATCTTGGGGCTTTTACCAATGGCCATGGACAGGAGTGAATCTTCAAACCTCTGGTCGCCCCTGGCTATTACGGTAATCGGAGGTTTAAGCGTGTCAACGATTTTAACTCTTTTTGTCATTCCTAGTATTTATCTTGTATTTGAAGATATAAGAAAGTAA
- a CDS encoding AAA family ATPase, producing the protein MAKVITICNQKGGTGKTTTAVNLAAYLAEQAKSVLLIDIDPQSNATSGLGIDKTSVKTSIYEALLSLHTSIKDIILNTPISNLSLIPSKFDLSGAEIELVHIQKREFVLGVAIDQVKPMYDYIFIDSPPSLGLLTVNAINAADSVLMPIQCEYYALEGLSQLLNTIELIKTNLNPRLEIEGAVLTMADFRTNLCQQVIDEVRSFFKGKAYQTVIPRSVRLSEAPSFGKPILLYDRTSKGAIAYRELAQEFLQRQVVKEDTTAGDRSLQPETISE; encoded by the coding sequence ATGGCTAAGGTTATAACAATATGTAACCAAAAAGGCGGTACCGGCAAAACCACTACTGCTGTAAATTTGGCTGCTTATCTGGCTGAGCAGGCTAAATCAGTACTTTTAATCGATATAGACCCCCAGAGCAATGCTACCAGTGGGTTAGGAATTGACAAAACCTCTGTAAAAACAAGTATTTACGAAGCGTTATTAAGTTTGCACACCTCAATTAAAGACATAATTCTTAATACCCCCATAAGTAACCTGAGCTTAATACCATCTAAATTTGACCTTAGCGGAGCAGAAATAGAATTAGTACACATCCAGAAACGGGAGTTTGTGTTAGGGGTTGCTATAGACCAGGTTAAACCAATGTATGATTATATTTTTATTGATTCTCCGCCGTCCCTGGGTCTGCTTACTGTAAACGCAATAAATGCCGCTGATTCTGTTCTTATGCCAATTCAGTGCGAATATTACGCTTTAGAAGGGTTGAGCCAACTGCTTAATACCATAGAACTTATAAAAACCAACCTCAATCCGCGCTTAGAGATAGAAGGCGCGGTTTTAACCATGGCTGATTTTCGAACCAACCTTTGTCAGCAGGTGATTGATGAGGTGAGGAGTTTTTTTAAAGGCAAGGCCTATCAAACAGTGATTCCCCGTAGCGTGCGGCTTTCCGAGGCTCCGAGTTTTGGCAAGCCGATATTGCTTTATGATAGAACATCCAAGGGCGCTATAGCATATCGGGAACTTGCCCAGGAGTTTTTACAACGCCAGGTGGTTAAAGAAGATACAACAGCAGGAGATAGAAGCTTGCAACCTGAAACAATAAGTGAATAA
- a CDS encoding GIY-YIG nuclease family protein, which yields MIRQQGYFYLMTNKTDTVIYAGVTSELQKRAYEHKQKTIEGFTKKYKINKLVYYEVFDDIENAILREKQIKAGSRRKKIDLIKSLNAEFKDLYGEL from the coding sequence ATGATTCGGCAACAAGGATATTTTTATTTAATGACGAATAAAACAGACACGGTTATCTATGCCGGTGTTACCAGCGAGTTGCAAAAGAGGGCTTATGAACACAAACAAAAGACAATAGAGGGATTTACCAAGAAATACAAGATTAATAAACTGGTTTATTATGAAGTATTTGATGATATAGAAAATGCGATTTTACGCGAGAAACAAATTAAAGCAGGCTCTAGGCGAAAAAAGATAGATTTGATCAAAAGCCTGAATGCGGAGTTTAAAGACTTATACGGCGAACTTTGA
- a CDS encoding efflux RND transporter periplasmic adaptor subunit, giving the protein MKIKKSWLIIIIFLVFWILFIAWGVVKTTSIRLPGQKSLSKASTPTKSSRLSTEKTSFEEIPKPLEQPEARPILVRALKVMPISFSDVLPVMGTVKGEREIELRFEINGVIKTIHFREGAKIKKGDLIVSLNPEDAQLKLEYAKSKLASSRAAYRSSLKKLEVQQKLYEAGAIIKARLEEIELECESAKFQSETIKAEQELAENELKKTSLYALMDALMGPREAEEGEFVTPQDKVGSLLETKNVLIEVGIVERDIHKIKLGQKAKVFVDAYPDTAFNGKIDNIFPIVEGRSRTLTAKIKVNNTKGLLLPGMFCRAEVVIIELSDALIIPSASLIITGSETMMVPVIPAESFKVNENEVKTGKVRLSRVTRGYATSDYVQIVEGLKVNDLVVIEARGELQDGSLVQITAIEEIGF; this is encoded by the coding sequence ATGAAAATCAAAAAATCATGGTTAATCATTATTATATTTCTCGTATTTTGGATACTGTTTATTGCCTGGGGCGTTGTTAAAACCACCTCCATCCGCCTGCCCGGGCAAAAGTCATTATCTAAAGCTTCTACGCCAACAAAATCCTCCCGGCTGTCAACTGAAAAAACATCTTTCGAAGAAATACCTAAACCGCTTGAACAACCGGAAGCCCGCCCTATCCTGGTCAGGGCGCTGAAGGTCATGCCGATAAGCTTTTCTGACGTTCTGCCGGTAATGGGAACTGTTAAAGGCGAGCGGGAAATCGAGCTCAGGTTTGAAATAAACGGAGTCATAAAAACTATCCATTTCCGCGAAGGAGCAAAAATAAAAAAGGGAGATCTTATCGTCAGCCTAAATCCCGAAGATGCTCAGCTCAAATTAGAATACGCTAAAAGCAAACTTGCTTCTTCCCGGGCTGCCTATCGCTCCAGCCTGAAAAAATTAGAGGTCCAGCAAAAGCTTTATGAAGCTGGAGCAATCATTAAAGCACGGTTGGAAGAAATAGAACTAGAGTGTGAAAGCGCTAAATTTCAATCAGAAACAATCAAGGCCGAACAGGAATTAGCCGAGAATGAGCTGAAAAAAACCAGCCTTTACGCATTAATGGACGCGCTGATGGGCCCGCGCGAGGCCGAAGAAGGAGAATTTGTTACTCCTCAGGACAAGGTTGGCTCGCTTTTAGAAACAAAGAATGTGCTTATTGAGGTAGGTATAGTCGAAAGGGATATCCACAAGATAAAGCTGGGCCAAAAAGCAAAAGTCTTTGTGGATGCCTATCCCGATACTGCTTTTAACGGAAAAATTGATAATATTTTTCCAATAGTGGAAGGAAGAAGCCGGACCCTGACCGCCAAAATAAAAGTTAATAACACGAAGGGACTGCTGCTGCCTGGAATGTTTTGCCGCGCCGAAGTTGTGATCATTGAATTGTCCGATGCCCTGATAATCCCTTCGGCAAGTTTAATAATCACCGGCTCGGAAACAATGATGGTGCCGGTTATCCCGGCAGAGTCCTTCAAGGTAAATGAAAACGAGGTAAAGACCGGTAAGGTAAGGCTGTCCCGGGTAACCAGGGGTTATGCCACCAGCGACTATGTACAGATTGTTGAGGGGTTGAAGGTAAATGACCTGGTAGTAATCGAGGCCCGGGGAGAATTACAGGATGGGTCTCTGGTGCAGATCACCGCGATCGAGGAAATAGGTTTTTAA